The window CCGAGGTCGTGGGTGATCAGGATGAGGCCCATGTTCAGCTCGCGCTGGAGCTCGGCCAGCAGGTCCATCACCTGGGCCTGGACCGTGACGTCCAGGGCCGTCGTCGGCTCGTCCGCGATGATCAGCGAGGGCTCCAGGGCCATCGCCATGGCGATCATGATGCGCTGGCGCATGCCGCCCGAGAACTGGTGCGGGTAGTCCCCCACCCGGTCCTTCGCCGCCGGGATCTTCACCCGGTCCATCAGCTCGACGGCCTTGGCCTTGGCGTCCTTGCGGGACATCCCGCGGTGGACCTCGTACATCTCGCCGAGCTGCGCGCCCACGCTCAGGACCGGGTTCAGGGAGGAGAGCGCGTCCTGGAAGATCATCGCCATGTCGGCGCCGCGGATCTTGCGCCGCTCCTCCTCCTTCAGCTTCAGCAGGTCCCGTCCCTTGAAGAGGATCTCGCCGCCCGCGATGCGGCCCGGCGGCATGTCCAGGATCCCCATCACGGCCTGGGCGGTCACCGACTTGCCGGAGCCGGACTCGCCGAGCACGGCGAGCGTCTCGCCCTCGTCGACCGAGTAGTCGACTCCGTTGACCGCTTTCGCGACGCCGTCGCGCGTCTTGAATTCCACGTGCAGGTCGCGGACTTCGAGCAGCATGTGCGGGGCTCCTCAGCGCAGCTTGGGGTCGAGGGCGTCGCGCACCGCGTCGCCGAGCATGATGAAGGCGAGCACGGTCAGGCTCAGCGCGCCCGCCGGCCAGAGCAGCATGTGCGGGGCGTTGCGGATCTGCGAGGCCGCGTTGGAGATGTCGATGCCCCAGGAGACGGTGGGCGGGCGCAGGCCGACGCCGAGGAACGACAGGGTGGCCTCCAGGGAGATGTAGGTGCCGAGCGCGATCGTGGCGACCACGATGACGGGGGCGACGGCGTTGGGCGCCACGTGCCGCAGCAGCATCCGGCCGTTGCCGGCGCCCAGGGCCCGGGCGGCGTGGACGTAGTCGTTCTGTTTGGCGGTGATCACCGAA of the Streptomyces sp. NBC_01294 genome contains:
- a CDS encoding ABC transporter ATP-binding protein is translated as MLLEVRDLHVEFKTRDGVAKAVNGVDYSVDEGETLAVLGESGSGKSVTAQAVMGILDMPPGRIAGGEILFKGRDLLKLKEEERRKIRGADMAMIFQDALSSLNPVLSVGAQLGEMYEVHRGMSRKDAKAKAVELMDRVKIPAAKDRVGDYPHQFSGGMRQRIMIAMAMALEPSLIIADEPTTALDVTVQAQVMDLLAELQRELNMGLILITHDLGVVADVADKIAVMYAGRIVEAAPVHEIYKAPAHPYTRGLLDSIPRLDQKGQELYAIKGLPPNLVAIPPGCAFNPRCPMAQPVCRTDVPPLYRVTESPVERTSACHFWKECLHG